A stretch of DNA from Oryza brachyantha chromosome 4, ObraRS2, whole genome shotgun sequence:
TTTAGGACAAAAATATGAGttcataatataagttattcatttttagatttctgttgAGGAGTGTGTTGTTTTTATGCCcaatattattttagatgaacctaatacaagtttttggatagtaaaatattagcattctcttgaagatgctctaaacATATTCACATCAGCTGCTGCTTATATTGGACCACATACTTTTCTAGGGGAAAATTGCTTCTGAATTCCCACATCAGCTTCCTTTCAACTAAGGGAAAGGAGCAATGTGCAATAGTAAGTTGGTAACTACTAACGATTGACTCTTTTGTGGACTTTCATTCACGGACAGGTCATGGTACCGCCGCAATTAAACTGAACCCTCTTAATGAAATTGGTCGGTCATCTTGGCCTTCCGggcaaaaacaattaaacgaaACCACCAAAATAAGATGATCATGTGGTTCCTTTCATTTGCAATGTTTCCTCTAACAGAAAATGCTCATATAATGTCAGGAACATAAATACAACAATTAAAATGATGAAGGATCTCCTTCATTTATGGCATTTCTTTAGCTAGAATCAGTTCACCCAACAGCAAAATACTCACTGTCTTCAATATCCGTGGATTCATGGCATCGTCCATTTATTGCAGTACCTCACTTAATCTGAGTGAATGATGCAAGTATGCACGAATAAAAATGTCTAGCTACGAGCTATCCTTCTAAGGAACGAATGCTGTAAATAGTATTAGATGCCCTTCCTTTCAAGGCAGGTCAAATATTGATGGTACCACAGGAATGAATGCACATATTACCACGTTCAACTGTCAGAAAATTTGCACGGAGAGAACACTCCCATCATTTCGCTTCTATTTAtgattataaactaaaatttaaatttttaatattcaatgtgaagttaattttagggggttttaccgaagtttatttttcagtcctggcttttagatcactagaatatgtaaataaaagttttattcataaattatttttcgtttgcaaataagcAATCACCCCTTGTATTTTTCGTTGGGCTGGCATTttatataactaattaatgaTGTGGCCTTGGCAATTATTCTGCAAACAAGACGGAATAATAAGAACTTAGCATATCCGAGAAGCATACCTGGACCATTTTGACTTCTTGTATGGCTTCTCTAACTGACCTTGATGGGGCCAAAGTTGGAACCAGCATCGCTGGAGCTTCACTGGAGCTAGGGTGGTCGCCTCCCTTAACAGATGCGTTTGTTCTGACCGAAAACTCTGTGGAACTGGAGGATTTTCTCTTCCGATAGGAAGGCCTGCGGGCAGAGTATTTTCACCGAGTCGGAATCAGCACATGACTACATGAGCACAAAAATcccaacaacaacaaattcTGCAGTGCGAACTTACTTTGGAAGAACTGTCCCTTCACGGAGATAAAGCCAGTCATTGGTGTACTCGTCAAATTCCGCGACCATGGCAACCACATAAGTGACTCCCCTTCGGAACGACCTCTCCTGTGATAGGTCCATAACACAAGTTACTATCATCCTAAAAtagaacaattttaccatccttaaagtACCGAGAGGTTCCaaaattttagcgtaaaattttacgctaaaattttgatacctccgaataccttctcaagtactgtaaaattatCTTACAAAATAATCTCCCATCCTGTTCAGACACGTAATGATGCTCAAGAAACAACACAACACTTGTGTTAAGAAAGACAGCAAATTAACCTGGTAGACAACGACTGCTCCGTAGAGACCCACAAAAATGCTCGACACAATAGCTAAGAGGACACTCCCAACAACCACCAGGGGCCAGAAAAGGATGGCCAGGCCAGCGATTGGCACGCAGACTGTTTCGAGGAACGGGCCTTCACGGCTTATGAGGTCGTGGAGCAGCCTCTGCCAACCCTTGAAGAGCATGTAGGGGCTCTTTATCAACGCAATCACGGTGTACAGCGGGATGTCGACGATTAATCCCAAGAGACCAACAGCTATACATATGGGCACGTCCAGCAGCCtgcagagagggagagaggaacaTTCAGTCATTCAGCttgattttaaaaacttaGATATTAGGAAAAAacctaatatcaattaaatagataGAAGTGAGGTTTTGAACCCAGGCCGGCTAGCCCACCACCTCATGAAGTTAGCCGGAAGACTCCCGGGTGTTTCTCCATTCAGCTTGATTTTACGGCATTCATGAAATGCAATTTCGAGCAAGCATAATGTGCAATAAATCAGTGATCCTGACAGCACCATCATCACCAACAGAAAGGCTGTACTAACAGTCTAACACGAGGAATGATATATgactataacaaaaaaaaaattattgacaGAATTCATTTGCCCATACTTCTCTGACAAAGCCATGCTTAACACGTGGATTACACACAGCATGGGACTCATCCTGATTCCTGAATAACAAAAGAGACACAAACACTTGTCCAGATTCATCCCCCGAGGGAGTAGGATAACAATACCTGATGGAATGGGGCTCGCAGTTCTGAGAGGATTCGCGCAGCTCCATCAGGTAAGCAGGGTATGAGTGGAAGCATAGATCCGCGAAGTCCCTAACCACCGTGCAGCTGCCTTTAATCGTCCCCCACGTCCCGTCCTGCTCAAACCAAATCATCTCGGTGAGGCGCTGGGTGACATCGTTTTAACAACGACAGTGCCCTGCACTGCTGATTCCCAGCAAGGCAGCAGAGCTACTTTTGACATCGTGGTCTTGCTTAAttcaggaggaggaagacatCTCGTGCAGGACATAGACGTGTCGTCCTTACCACAACGCCGTGCACGAACTTCTTGGCCTCGCTCTCCTGCCTGAACGCCTCGAAGGTGGAGATCCATGGCGTGAAGAAGCCATAGCCGAGAGCGACCAGCGCGCTGCCGAAGATGCCCAGCCCCAGCCAGAGGCCGAACAGCACCGGCAGCGCGATGAGCACTGCTACTTTCAGGCCGGCGTTGATGCGTTCGGTCCTGAGTTAAGAATGCAGAGGAACATCTGGTCATTCGGTAATACCGCTGAAATTgtcaggaaaaaaagaaagaatcgAAAACTATAAAGATCAAGGTTCAAGAATCGCAGGCAAGAACTCGAATTCATCCCCCTGAATCGAAAtggcattttttatatataaaaaaatttaaaaaaaacattcacaATATCAGAGAAAAAACAGAGACAACATTTATTTGCTTACTTGACGAGCGAGTAAATGGTCCACCAGACGTGCGCCGGGAAGAGGAAGAGTATCACACCGATGTTGCCCAGCACcatcagcgccgccgccaccgggccGACCACCGCCGCTGCATCACATCCGAAGAAAATAAGCAcggcagaagcagcagcagcaactccGGCGACACGCCGTGGTGCAGAACTGCCAGGACGTGATTAAAGCAAAGGGAAAGGCGTGCCTTTGATGCCGCCGAGGAAGAAGGCGGCGCAGAAGGAGAGGACCACGTAGGCGACGCGCAGCGACTGCTGCACCGACCCCATGGGCTCCGCGTAGTTGGCGGCCGCCCACGCCTTCACCTTGTCCATCGGCCGACCGATCGACCGATCAATCAATCGATCTCTCCTCcgtccgctcgtcgccggtaaCTCCCGCTCGCATCCACACGGCgggccggcggcgctgccAAGGGACGTGGCCGAGCTGTGCCACTACCACCTCCGCAAGAATCAAGGACAGCTCCAAAGACGGCAGCTTCTTTTTACGCAGCCAGCCACTGCCGCAGGACGAGACGGAGAGGACgagggaaaaacaaaggaagaaaaagaaagcgcGGCGCGTCCTCGCTGTCGCGGGAATCGGCGACCGGTGGTGGCGGGACGATGGAAAAACTCCGCGGCTTGCGGGCGAAGCCGCtcgaggagagagaaagagctTAAAGATTCCAGGGGTTCTTGATTGATTCGTCGGTTTTAGGTTGGGTCAaaccggccggcggcgcagtTGCTCGCTCGCGCCGCGCGTCGTGTGATCGTGTTCTTGGGGACGAGAAGAGAGACAGGAGAGAAAGGGGACAGAACTAGAGAAAATGAAGTTTCGGGGTCTgcctttttttaaatacttttctaaaattaattttccttttttattctCTGGGAGTCTGGGTTAATGTGAGTAACTGCCAGGGGGAGGCAGTTTGGGTAGTTCAACGCTGACGGCGTTAATGTGAGGGCAGTTCAAAGCTAATGGCACACCTGACAAGGACGACCTGGCTAGTGGATTGAGCAAAAAGAACTActaaaatgtaagtatttaaagatttaaactttatattataatataagaatGTTTATACTAAGGTTTCAACCATTTGAATGATTTCAGAGCCAATCTGGTTAAAaagaatctaattaatctaaattcaaaagttaaccACTAAAGTgatataaataagtaaattttgtAACATCTCCTAATTCTATACCAAACAAATTATCaatctttatattttggaataaattGGTAAAATAGATCTATATAGCTCGAAAAGAACTAGAAATTCCTACGTTATaataaggaaaaataaaagaatttaaacAGTTAGGTCATGATTGGCCTAGAGTGCAATGGATATAATTGTATGCACAATACGATTGTatctataaaaagaaaattaaatagacCTATATTATACctaattctatttttaaaatcaactatgtaaataataaaattgtatatatgaaaaacaaaacttacgagttatatatcaaatatagcTCTACTTCAATTATCCAATTCACTGCAAATTTTGTGCacgatgttatatatatatatttttctttaaaaaaaactaagcatATGCTTGACGAGGGCCAAACAAATGGCATGGCATAAACATCCCCAtcgttttgtttatttttatacttataaactaaaatttcaaatttaaatttaaagttgatttttgggtttttcactaaagtttatttttcagtcttgacttttagatcactaagaatatgtatataaaagttttacttgtaaattattttttatttgtaaatatgttgtttttcccataaaaaacttaaacaatcacccccaaaGCTAAGAACGTTGGGAAGAACTAAGCTTTTGGGTGGTAACATTTTAAAGCTAAATTTGGTAGAACTTTAATGTATTGTAAAAAATCATCCCTTTCCTGTGTCATATTTAGAATCTTGAACATTGAAGCATCTGCGAAATTCATAGTTGCAGCGAAGGATACCAATTTATATGTTCTCTCACAATCTCAGCCCTAACTGTTCGCAGCCTTAGGTAGCTACCGGATTCATTGGCGAACTCACAATAGAATTTTAATGTTGACATagagattaaaaatatagtctcTCATCGTTTCACAATTACAAcggcttataagccaaaatttaaatttaaaaacttaattttgaacatgatttgtggttttttcatatagtttattttataggcaaaatttgctacaggacatcgaaaaaacacgtaattagtcggtggacaccgtaagatcacaaatttgctgcaggacatcaaaaaatgtggtaattagctaccgtgcactccggccaattttttattatttccggagtcaaaaattttgaaaatgacaagattgccctcggtggccaaTCCGTTAGGTGCCATTGTGGccgctgggtcgccgccgttgccgcctgCTCACTCGCCCTATAGACTAGGGTTAGGTGTGGTGTGGCGCCGAGACCAACATGGTCTGGTTTGACTTGACCCAGTCAATgtaacgggttggccaccgagtgcaatctcgtcatttttagaatttttgactctaagaataataaaaaattagatggagtgtcctatagcta
This window harbors:
- the LOC102701718 gene encoding uncharacterized membrane protein At3g27390 isoform X2 gives rise to the protein MDKVKAWAAANYAEPMGSVQQSLRVAYVVLSFCAAFFLGGIKAAVVGPVAAALMVLGNIGVILFLFPAHVWWTIYSLVKTERINAGLKVAVLIALPVLFGLWLGLGIFGSALVALGYGFFTPWISTFEAFRQESEAKKFVHGVVDGTWGTIKGSCTVVRDFADLCFHSYPAYLMELRESSQNCEPHSIRLLDVPICIAVGLLGLIVDIPLYTVIALIKSPYMLFKGWQRLLHDLISREGPFLETVCVPIAGLAILFWPLVVVGSVLLAIVSSIFVGLYGAVVVYQERSFRRGVTYVVAMVAEFDEYTNDWLYLREGTVLPKPSYRKRKSSSSTEFSVRTNASVKGGDHPSSSEAPAMLVPTLAPSRSVREAIQEVKMVQIWENMMKNCEMRGRDLLNLNVITTVDLTEWLRSKESGQEAIGLGVPSYSLLCIILQSIKASSGGLLVGNGIEINQYNRPQDRLVDWFLHPVLVLKDQIQALKMTEEEVRFLEKLTLFIGNSERANGWDNGAEIPQDPVRAAQIQAISRRLVGIVRSMSKFPTYRRRHRHVMKLLVTYSVEKEGSFRSSASNRSAPIFEITQLEV
- the LOC102701718 gene encoding uncharacterized membrane protein At3g27390 isoform X1 gives rise to the protein MDKVKAWAAANYAEPMGSVQQSLRVAYVVLSFCAAFFLGGIKAAVVGPVAAALMVLGNIGVILFLFPAHVWWTIYSLVKTERINAGLKVAVLIALPVLFGLWLGLGIFGSALVALGYGFFTPWISTFEAFRQESEAKKFVHGVVQDGTWGTIKGSCTVVRDFADLCFHSYPAYLMELRESSQNCEPHSIRLLDVPICIAVGLLGLIVDIPLYTVIALIKSPYMLFKGWQRLLHDLISREGPFLETVCVPIAGLAILFWPLVVVGSVLLAIVSSIFVGLYGAVVVYQERSFRRGVTYVVAMVAEFDEYTNDWLYLREGTVLPKPSYRKRKSSSSTEFSVRTNASVKGGDHPSSSEAPAMLVPTLAPSRSVREAIQEVKMVQIWENMMKNCEMRGRDLLNLNVITTVDLTEWLRSKESGQEAIGLGVPSYSLLCIILQSIKASSGGLLVGNGIEINQYNRPQDRLVDWFLHPVLVLKDQIQALKMTEEEVRFLEKLTLFIGNSERANGWDNGAEIPQDPVRAAQIQAISRRLVGIVRSMSKFPTYRRRHRHVMKLLVTYSVEKEGSFRSSASNRSAPIFEITQLEV